The Liolophura sinensis isolate JHLJ2023 chromosome 6, CUHK_Ljap_v2, whole genome shotgun sequence genomic sequence GATACCAAAAATGATCCAACACAGAACAGCTGTAAACAAAAGCTCTAAGGCACTGGCGAAAGTTTTCAAAATAGAATTAAGTGAGCGAAGAAAGAGGCTGGTGACAATTCCGATGGCGGCGTTGTTCACCATGATACCAAGAACAATGGGCTGTACAATGACAGAGAACTCTGCCGAGGTAAACGCATCTGTAAGCTGACCGCGGATCGCCAAGGCAACCAGGTTACACACGATCGAGTTGATATACATGAAGACATTCTGCACCATGATGTGCACCTCAAAGCCGGTGACTTTGAGCAGGAACTCATTGTAGACGCCGGCACCACAAGAACTGAAGACCTGCACCATGATGAGGGCAAGATGAGGATCGACGTACGACCACCAAGACCTCTCTGTGTTGCTCTCATGGCCGGAGCTGTGATGGGTCTCCTTGATGATACAACCTACAGTCAACAGGACCAGGGACAACCACTGGATGCGGCTCAACTGTTTGCGGAATAATATCTGCAAAAAGCAGGAGTGTCGCACATAAAGCTGGGGTTTGTTATCCCCAAAGGCTATGTCTGAGAGAGATGATGCAAGGAATTTATCAGTTTATTACAAGGATTTAACATCTTACCTGAAATAGAATTCCAGTCACGACAACCCTAAATTGAAGCAGTAGGTAATAAGTTGTCGGGTCATAGGCTGCCAAGTTGACAAATTGTAGGTTGTTGTAAAGGCAGTACAGTGAGGCTGGGATAAAGTAGTatgccaaaactgaaaaaaaaaaacagaaaacaaaaaaacccaaattaGTAATCTCTCATTAATCAACTCCAAATACTGATCCAAATGCTatgttattttaaatgtttcagataATCATTGTACTggtaaattcttcaaccttttcacaggattgcaaggtgtttactcaagtatattctgaaggcaatattaGGTGTAGACGGATAAAATTCtactctttgtgaagccctgaaactggtgaATTCAACCATTGTAGTATTGTCTCCAATATCGAATTAAGAATATGCATAAATcgaactgaaa encodes the following:
- the LOC135468997 gene encoding UDP-galactose transporter senju-like → MAGLCSGELFPTKASFLVFVSYMGLFINQGILVTASRKAGQKTYNYNTVTVVLLTECVKLVAAVIFFLREKSLKELFHDIVTHKKVLAYYFIPASLYCLYNNLQFVNLAAYDPTTYYLLLQFRVVVTGILFQILFRKQLSRIQWLSLVLLTVGCIIKETHHSSGHESNTERSWWSYVDPHLALIMVQVFSSCGAGVYNEFLLKVTGFEVHIMVQNVFMYINSIVCNLVALAIRGQLTDAFTSAEFSVIVQPIVLGIMVNNAAIGIVTSLFLRSLNSILKTFASALELLFTAVLCWIIFGIQVDIFTIVSIFIVSAATFLYAQHPVVNQPKGILPLTTESAENQHHQKNGHS